One Pseudomonas fluorescens genomic region harbors:
- a CDS encoding PepSY domain-containing protein codes for MKLNMRATRLTTLALVVFCTTAMARDLDQDEALTLRREGVILPLEQVLQQAMDRYPGAKLLEVELEEKHDIYIYEVELLTAEGVARELHLKADTGELVKDKED; via the coding sequence ATGAAGCTTAATATGCGCGCCACTCGCCTGACGACGCTGGCGCTGGTGGTTTTTTGCACCACTGCCATGGCCCGCGACCTCGACCAGGACGAGGCGCTGACCCTGCGCCGCGAGGGCGTGATCCTGCCGCTGGAGCAAGTGCTGCAGCAGGCCATGGATCGCTACCCCGGGGCGAAATTGCTCGAAGTCGAGCTGGAAGAAAAACACGACATCTACATTTATGAAGTCGAGCTGCTGACCGCCGAAGGTGTTGCCCGTGAGCTGCACTTGAAGGCCGATACCGGCGAACTGGTGAAAGACAAGGAAGATTGA
- a CDS encoding methyl-accepting chemotaxis protein: protein MTTQLTGLVTQVSEQAQRSDQAMERQRHETDQVATAINEMSAAAQEVAKSAQNAAVAAQQTDEEGQSAKRVVAGSIKQIHALVDDIRSSGVSLDSLQQDVTSIVGVLGVIRSIAEQTNLLALNAAIEAARAGEAGRGFAVVADEVRALASRTQISTQEIQGMIDRLQAGTQSAVEAMRRSSEAGDGTSQQANQAGASLDAMAQLIATINSMNAQIASAAEEQTAVAEEINRSVHQIAVAVDSVADETQLGAQTSRSLAELGQRLGKLVGQFRI, encoded by the coding sequence ATGACCACGCAACTGACCGGGCTGGTCACGCAGGTCTCGGAACAGGCCCAGCGCTCGGATCAGGCCATGGAGCGTCAGCGCCACGAGACCGATCAGGTCGCCACGGCGATCAATGAAATGTCCGCCGCCGCTCAGGAAGTCGCCAAGAGCGCGCAGAACGCCGCCGTTGCCGCCCAGCAAACCGACGAAGAAGGCCAGAGCGCCAAACGCGTGGTGGCCGGCAGCATCAAACAGATTCACGCGCTGGTCGACGACATCCGCAGCAGCGGCGTGTCGCTGGACAGTCTGCAGCAGGACGTGACGTCGATCGTCGGCGTGCTCGGAGTGATCCGCTCGATTGCCGAGCAGACCAATCTGCTTGCACTAAACGCGGCGATTGAAGCGGCGCGCGCCGGTGAGGCTGGACGCGGCTTCGCGGTGGTGGCGGATGAAGTGCGGGCTCTGGCCAGCCGTACGCAGATCAGCACCCAGGAAATTCAGGGCATGATCGACCGCTTGCAGGCCGGCACGCAGTCGGCGGTGGAAGCAATGCGCCGTTCCAGTGAGGCAGGTGACGGTACTTCACAACAGGCCAACCAGGCCGGCGCCTCGCTGGATGCGATGGCGCAATTGATTGCGACGATCAACTCAATGAACGCGCAAATCGCCAGCGCGGCGGAAGAGCAAACGGCGGTGGCCGAGGAAATCAACCGCAGCGTGCATCAGATCGCGGTGGCGGTGGACAGCGTCGCCGATGAAACGCAATTGGGCGCGCAGACTTCGCGCAGTCTGGCAGAACTTGGTCAGCGCCTGGGTAAACTGGTCGGCCAGTTCCGTATTTGA
- the queD gene encoding 6-carboxytetrahydropterin synthase QueD — protein sequence MEIFKEFTFESAHRLPHVPDGHKCGRLHGHSFKVAIHLSGDLDPHTGWIRDFSEIKAIFKPLYERLDHNYLNDIPGLENPTSEVLAKFIWNEMKPLLPELSAIRIHETCTSGCIYRGE from the coding sequence GTGGAAATCTTCAAAGAGTTTACTTTCGAATCCGCCCACCGCCTGCCGCACGTCCCGGACGGCCACAAGTGCGGACGTCTGCACGGTCACTCGTTCAAAGTGGCGATTCACCTGAGCGGCGACCTCGATCCGCACACTGGCTGGATCCGTGACTTCTCGGAAATCAAGGCGATCTTCAAGCCGTTGTACGAGCGTCTGGATCACAACTACCTCAACGACATTCCAGGCCTGGAAAATCCCACCAGCGAAGTGCTGGCCAAATTCATCTGGAATGAAATGAAGCCATTGCTGCCGGAATTGAGCGCGATCCGCATCCATGAGACCTGCACCAGCGGCTGCATCTACCGCGGCGAATAA
- a CDS encoding patatin-like phospholipase family protein: protein MTAIHIKFPALTLKAGPRAMARIRAQGLNAADVGTLPGAAGGPKALGIQGLDLALFGEWLPSAPRERSLIGASVGSWRFASACLPDAAEGIRRLGELYAEQNFNKGVTMAEISQSSQRMLNDLLDGRDASILDNAHYRLNIMVVKSQGRLADDHRGRLGLALGSVIADNLRGRARLSRHFERLIIHDPRLAPPLDALTDFPSRFVALNTGNLRQALLASGSIPLIMEGVRDLPGAGAGTFRDGGLLDYHLDLPYSGDGIVLYPHFTDRVIPGWFDKTLPWRRASVERLQDVVLIAPSREYLARLPYGKLPDRNDFKRFMGDAPGRQKYWHQAMDESRRLGDEFLELTANGRLADRLLTL from the coding sequence ATGACCGCCATCCACATCAAGTTCCCCGCCCTCACCCTGAAGGCTGGCCCCCGCGCCATGGCGCGGATCCGCGCGCAGGGCCTGAACGCCGCTGACGTTGGCACCCTGCCCGGCGCGGCCGGTGGACCGAAAGCGCTGGGGATTCAGGGGCTGGATCTGGCGTTGTTCGGCGAATGGCTGCCGAGTGCGCCGCGCGAACGCTCGCTGATTGGCGCGTCGGTGGGTTCCTGGCGCTTCGCCAGCGCCTGTCTGCCGGACGCCGCCGAAGGCATTCGCCGCCTCGGTGAGCTGTATGCCGAGCAGAATTTCAACAAAGGCGTGACCATGGCCGAGATCAGCCAGAGCTCGCAGCGCATGCTCAATGACCTGCTCGACGGCCGCGACGCCAGCATCCTCGACAACGCCCATTACCGTTTGAACATCATGGTGGTGAAAAGCCAGGGCCGCTTGGCCGACGACCATCGCGGGCGCCTCGGTCTGGCGCTGGGCTCGGTGATCGCCGATAACCTGCGCGGTCGCGCACGGCTGTCACGGCACTTCGAACGGCTGATCATCCACGATCCGCGTCTGGCGCCGCCGCTTGATGCGTTGACCGACTTCCCGTCGCGTTTCGTCGCCCTCAATACCGGCAACTTGCGTCAGGCGTTGCTCGCTTCGGGGTCGATTCCGCTGATCATGGAAGGCGTGCGTGATTTGCCCGGTGCGGGCGCCGGGACTTTTCGTGACGGCGGCCTGCTCGATTATCACCTCGACCTGCCCTACAGCGGCGACGGCATCGTCCTCTATCCGCACTTCACCGATCGGGTGATTCCCGGCTGGTTCGACAAGACGTTGCCGTGGCGTCGCGCTTCGGTCGAGCGCTTGCAGGACGTCGTGCTGATCGCGCCATCCAGGGAATACCTGGCGCGTCTGCCCTACGGCAAACTGCCCGACCGCAATGATTTCAAACGCTTCATGGGCGATGCGCCGGGCCGGCAGAAATACTGGCATCAGGCGATGGACGAGAGCCGGCGCCTGGGCGACGAATTCCTCGAACTAACGGCCAACGGTCGCCTCGCCGACCGGTTGCTGACCCTTTAG
- a CDS encoding methyl-accepting chemotaxis protein: MSATAQDVARSAAQAAEAAKDADRATRQGLTVIDRTTASIDTLAADMSAAMVQVEGLAANSEKIGTVLETIRAIAEQTNLLALNAAIEAARAGEAGRGFAVVADEVRNLARRTQESVEETRQVIEQLQSGTQDVVGSMGNSHRQAQGSVEQVSQAVTALRQIGEAVTVISDMNLQIASAAEEQSAVAEEINNNVATIRDVTESLSGQANESARVSQSLNSLANQQQSLMDQFRV, encoded by the coding sequence ATGAGCGCCACCGCGCAAGACGTCGCACGCAGCGCCGCGCAAGCGGCTGAAGCGGCCAAGGATGCCGATCGCGCTACCCGCCAGGGCCTGACCGTGATCGACCGCACCACTGCCAGCATCGACACCCTTGCCGCGGATATGAGCGCGGCGATGGTGCAGGTCGAAGGCCTGGCGGCCAACAGCGAGAAGATCGGCACGGTGCTGGAAACCATCCGCGCCATCGCCGAACAGACCAACTTGCTGGCCCTGAATGCGGCAATCGAAGCGGCCCGCGCCGGCGAGGCTGGTCGCGGTTTTGCCGTGGTCGCCGACGAAGTCCGCAACCTCGCCCGCCGCACGCAAGAGTCGGTGGAAGAAACCCGTCAGGTTATCGAGCAATTGCAGAGCGGTACGCAGGACGTGGTCGGCTCAATGGGCAACAGCCATCGTCAGGCGCAAGGCAGTGTCGAACAGGTAAGCCAGGCCGTGACGGCGCTGCGGCAGATTGGCGAGGCGGTGACGGTGATCAGCGACATGAACCTGCAGATCGCCAGCGCGGCGGAAGAACAGAGCGCGGTGGCTGAAGAGATCAACAACAACGTGGCGACGATTCGCGACGTCACGGAGTCGTTGTCCGGGCAGGCGAACGAATCGGCGCGGGTCAGCCAGTCGCTCAACAGCCTGGCCAATCAGCAGCAAAGTCTGATGGATCAGTTCCGCGTTTGA
- a CDS encoding response regulator transcription factor, whose amino-acid sequence MRLLLVEDHVPLADELLASLQRQGYAVDWLADGRDALYQGSSEPYDLIILDLGLPGVPGLEVLAQWRAGGLAIPVLILTARDSWAERIEGLKAGADDYLTKPFHPEELQLRIQSLLRRSKGQANQPTLQAAGLHLDEGRQCVVRDGADIQLTAAEFRLLRYFMLHPEQILSKSHLAEHLYDGETERDSNVLEVHVNHLRRKLGKSVIETRRGQGYLFGGQTS is encoded by the coding sequence ATGCGTTTGCTCTTGGTAGAAGACCACGTACCGCTGGCCGACGAATTGCTCGCCAGCCTGCAACGGCAGGGATACGCGGTCGATTGGCTGGCGGACGGTCGCGATGCGCTGTATCAGGGCAGCAGCGAGCCCTATGACCTGATCATTCTGGATCTTGGCCTGCCGGGCGTGCCGGGGCTCGAGGTGTTGGCGCAATGGCGCGCCGGCGGTCTGGCGATTCCCGTGCTGATTCTCACCGCGCGTGATTCCTGGGCTGAGCGCATCGAGGGCCTCAAGGCCGGTGCCGATGATTACCTGACCAAACCGTTTCACCCCGAAGAGTTGCAGCTGCGCATTCAATCGTTGTTGCGCCGCTCCAAGGGCCAGGCCAATCAACCGACCTTGCAGGCTGCCGGTCTGCATCTGGACGAGGGCCGGCAGTGCGTGGTGCGCGATGGCGCCGACATTCAACTGACAGCGGCCGAATTCCGTCTGCTGCGCTATTTCATGCTGCACCCCGAGCAGATCCTTTCCAAAAGCCACCTCGCCGAGCATCTTTACGACGGTGAAACCGAGCGCGATTCCAACGTGCTCGAAGTGCACGTCAATCATCTGCGGCGCAAACTCGGCAAAAGCGTGATCGAAACCCGTCGCGGTCAGGGTTACCTGTTCGGCGGACAGACTTCGTGA
- a CDS encoding sensor histidine kinase has translation MRSIQRRLSLGLISVMVIVGVVLAQTSLWLFEVGLQRYLEAGLRNDSESLLVALVRGPNGLQLDERHLSPAYQRPFSGHYFRIDFADSHWRSRSLWDQEIPLLSHPGLHSNLQLGPDGQQLLVLRSDYRRLGQSISISVAQDYTPVSDSFQRMRQIGLGVGLAALLLILLLQRLTVRRALKPLERAREQIAQLQQGQRSQLDDQVPVELEPLVAQINHLLAHTEDSLKRSRNALGNLGHALKTPLAVLLSVASSEKLDAHPELRKILTEQLEQVQQRLNRELNRARLSGDALPGALFDCDAELPGLLATLNMIHGEHLALSYVAPAGLQLPWDREDLLELLGNLLDNACKWADAEVRLSVIETALGFALSVEDDGPGIPEDQRAQVFSRGTRLDEQTHGHGLGLGIVRDIVDTWGGTLSLHESEWGGLKVLIELPKR, from the coding sequence GTGAGGTCGATCCAGCGCCGCTTGAGCCTGGGGTTGATCAGCGTCATGGTGATCGTCGGCGTGGTGCTGGCGCAAACCAGTCTGTGGTTATTCGAAGTCGGTTTGCAGCGTTATCTCGAAGCGGGCCTGCGCAACGACAGTGAAAGTCTGCTGGTGGCGCTGGTGCGCGGCCCAAACGGTCTGCAACTGGATGAGCGGCATTTGTCGCCAGCCTATCAGCGGCCGTTTTCCGGGCATTATTTCCGCATCGATTTTGCCGACAGCCACTGGCGTTCGCGCTCGCTGTGGGATCAGGAAATACCCTTGCTCTCTCATCCCGGCCTGCACAGCAATCTGCAGTTGGGCCCGGACGGCCAGCAGTTGCTGGTGCTGCGCTCTGACTACCGGCGCCTTGGCCAATCGATCTCGATCAGCGTGGCGCAGGATTACACGCCGGTCAGCGACAGCTTTCAACGCATGCGCCAGATCGGCCTCGGCGTTGGCCTGGCGGCGTTGTTGCTGATTTTGCTCCTGCAGCGTTTGACCGTGCGCCGCGCGCTCAAACCGCTGGAGCGCGCGCGTGAGCAGATCGCGCAGCTGCAACAGGGCCAGCGCTCGCAACTGGATGATCAGGTGCCGGTTGAACTCGAGCCGCTGGTGGCGCAGATCAACCATTTGCTCGCGCACACCGAAGACAGCCTCAAGCGCTCACGCAATGCCCTCGGCAACCTTGGTCATGCGCTGAAGACGCCGTTGGCGGTGCTGTTGAGCGTGGCGTCGAGCGAGAAGCTCGATGCCCATCCCGAACTGCGCAAGATCCTTACCGAACAACTGGAGCAGGTGCAGCAGCGGCTCAATCGCGAACTCAACCGTGCGCGACTGTCCGGCGACGCGCTGCCCGGTGCGCTGTTCGATTGCGATGCGGAGTTGCCGGGGCTGCTGGCGACGCTGAACATGATCCATGGCGAGCATCTGGCGCTGAGTTATGTCGCGCCAGCGGGTCTGCAATTGCCGTGGGATCGTGAGGACTTGCTGGAATTGCTCGGCAATCTGCTCGACAACGCCTGTAAATGGGCCGACGCCGAGGTGCGCTTGAGCGTGATCGAGACGGCTCTAGGGTTTGCCTTGAGTGTTGAAGATGACGGGCCGGGGATTCCCGAAGATCAGCGGGCTCAGGTGTTCAGCCGCGGCACACGGCTGGATGAACAGACCCATGGGCATGGCCTGGGGCTGGGGATCGTGCGCGACATCGTCGACACCTGGGGCGGGACATTGTCGTTGCACGAGAGTGAGTGGGGCGGCCTGAAAGTCCTGATCGAACTGCCTAAACGCTGA
- a CDS encoding Na+/H+ antiporter family protein, which yields MNAVIAAVGVMLILSLSRVHVVIALIVGALVGGLTGGLGIDATLKAFNSGLGGGATVALSYALLGAFAVAIAKSGLAHALADKALAMVDRQHATGGGSVKWLLIGLLWVVAIASQNILPIHIAFIPLLVPPLLYVLTKLQLDRRLIACVMTFGLITPYMFLPVGFGNIFLNEILLANVARSGVDISGINVTHAMGIPALGMVFGLAMAFVSYRKKRVYDLAKIEQVEQTAVQYNPLSLLIAGVAIASAFVVQLLLDSMIIGALVGFLIFSVSGIVKWRETDDLFTEGMKMMAMIGFIMIAASGFAEVMKATGEVQTLVESSAAWINHSKAIGALLMLLVGLLVTMGIGSSFSTVPILAAIFVPLCVQLGFSPLAIVCIVGTAGALGDAGSPASDSTLGPTSGLNIDGQHHHIWDTVVPTFLHYNLPLLVFGWVAAMVL from the coding sequence ATGAATGCAGTCATAGCAGCCGTCGGCGTCATGCTGATCCTCAGCCTGTCGCGCGTGCATGTGGTGATCGCTTTGATCGTCGGCGCGCTGGTCGGCGGCCTGACCGGTGGTCTGGGCATCGACGCCACGCTCAAGGCGTTCAACAGCGGCCTAGGCGGCGGGGCGACGGTGGCGTTGTCTTACGCGTTGCTTGGCGCTTTCGCCGTGGCGATTGCCAAGTCCGGCCTCGCCCATGCACTGGCCGACAAGGCGCTGGCGATGGTCGATCGCCAACATGCGACCGGCGGCGGCAGCGTCAAATGGCTGCTGATCGGCCTGTTGTGGGTGGTCGCCATCGCTTCGCAGAACATCTTGCCGATCCACATTGCCTTCATCCCGCTGCTGGTCCCGCCGCTTTTATATGTGCTGACCAAGCTGCAACTCGACCGCCGGCTGATCGCGTGCGTCATGACCTTCGGTCTGATCACTCCGTACATGTTCCTGCCGGTGGGTTTCGGCAACATCTTTCTCAATGAAATCCTGCTGGCCAACGTTGCGCGCAGCGGTGTCGACATCAGCGGTATCAATGTCACCCACGCCATGGGCATTCCGGCGCTGGGCATGGTCTTCGGACTGGCGATGGCGTTCGTCAGCTATCGCAAAAAGCGCGTTTATGACTTGGCCAAAATCGAACAGGTAGAGCAGACGGCGGTGCAGTACAACCCGCTGAGCCTGTTGATTGCCGGCGTGGCCATCGCGTCAGCGTTCGTCGTGCAGTTGCTCTTGGACTCGATGATTATCGGCGCACTGGTCGGCTTCCTGATCTTCTCGGTGTCGGGCATCGTCAAATGGCGCGAGACCGATGATCTGTTCACCGAAGGCATGAAGATGATGGCGATGATCGGCTTCATCATGATCGCGGCCTCGGGCTTTGCCGAAGTGATGAAAGCCACCGGCGAAGTGCAGACGCTCGTCGAATCGTCGGCGGCGTGGATCAATCACAGCAAGGCTATCGGTGCGTTGTTGATGCTGCTGGTGGGCTTGCTGGTGACCATGGGCATCGGCTCTTCGTTCTCGACGGTGCCGATCCTGGCGGCGATTTTCGTGCCGCTGTGCGTGCAACTGGGCTTCAGCCCGCTTGCGATTGTCTGCATCGTCGGCACCGCCGGTGCGCTGGGCGATGCCGGTTCGCCAGCCTCGGACTCGACCCTCGGCCCGACCTCCGGCCTGAACATCGACGGCCAGCATCACCATATCTGGGACACCGTGGTGCCGACATTCCTGCATTACAACCTGCCGCTGCTGGTGTTCGGCTGGGTGGCCGCGATGGTTCTCTGA
- a CDS encoding PepSY domain-containing protein, translated as MNTLTALTTASIIGLTVNSAQARDLGPDEALRLRDAGTIVSFEKLNAIALEKHPGSEITETELEEEYGKFIYQIELRDPKGLKWDLELNAVDGEVLRDHQDT; from the coding sequence ATGAATACCCTGACTGCCCTGACCACTGCCTCGATCATCGGCTTGACCGTCAATAGCGCTCAAGCGCGGGATCTGGGACCTGACGAAGCGCTTCGTTTGCGCGACGCTGGTACTATCGTCTCCTTCGAGAAGCTCAACGCCATCGCACTTGAAAAACACCCTGGATCGGAAATCACCGAAACCGAGCTGGAGGAAGAGTACGGCAAGTTCATTTATCAGATCGAACTGCGCGACCCGAAAGGGCTGAAGTGGGATCTGGAATTGAACGCCGTCGATGGTGAAGTGCTCAGGGATCATCAGGATACGTAA